The DNA sequence CCGGCGGCGCCAGCTGCTGGATGCGGCCATCCTCAAAGACTGCGACCCGGTCCGACATGGTCAGCGCCTCGGTCTGGTCGTGGGTGACATAGACCACTGTGATGCCGAGATTGTCGGAAATGTGCTTGATTTCGAACTGCATGTGTTCGCGCAACTGCTTGTCGAGCGCGCCGAGGGGTTCATCCATCAGCACCAGTTCGGCTTCGAACACCAGTGCGCGGGCCAGAGCGATGCGTTGCTGCTGGCCGCCTGACAACTGCGCCGGTCGACGACCACCAAAATCGCCCATCTGCACCATGTCGAGCGCGCGCTGAACTTTCTGCTCGCGCTCTGCCTTGCCGATCTTGCGCACTTCCAGCGGGAACGAGAGGTTCTCGGCCACGGTCATGTGCGGAAACAGGGCGTAATTCTGAAACACCATGCCGATGCCGCGCTTGTGCGGAGGGATGTTGTTGATCTCTTTGCCGCCCAGCCTGATTGCGCCGTTGGTGGCAGTCTCGAAGCCCGCAAGCATCATCAGGCAGGTGGTCTTGCCGGATCCCGACGGTCCAAGCATTGTGAGGAACTCGCCCCGGGCAATCGAAAGATTGAGATCCTTTACGACAAGGTTTTCCCCGTCATAGCTTTTCTGGACGCCGTCGAATACGACGAAGCCGTCATCCGTGTTGGTTGAGACCAAAACACGCTCCTAATTGCTACGGGCTGTTGCGCCCTTCCCCTATTGATGGTCCGACAATTGATTTGCCGGTTGCCATCCTGTCGATATGTCAACGGATATAATGGTTGCAGATACAGGCTCAGCTGTCCACCCACACAAGGCATATGAATTGGCGAGCTGTAAACGGGCAGCAACGCCTAAGTTGTACGTTCCGTTATGACTTATGATTACTACTAATAAGGCCGTTGTACAAATAGAATGATGTGTGCCTTCGTCAGAAGGACATGGCATGCCGAACGATAACGACCGGTGATACGAGGCTTATATGATTTTGTTTTTGAGAATATTCACGGCATGGTTGAATCTTGCGAGTCTTTGGAAGCAGCTCAGGAAGCCAGATAGTCTGCAAGAACGGTCCGAGTCGGGCTGTTCTGGAGGCGCTGCAATGCTGCGGCGAAGGCCTGTTTGAATTCAGGCGCATCGGTGAGTGGGCCAAAAATGTCCGGCATTGCCAGAAACTCGAGGGGATTGCTTTGTGCGGCCAGCGCGCGTTCGCGCAAGCGTGCAGCGTTCGGGTCATCAAGCTTGATTGCTTCGCCGTCATCGCGGAAGCCCGCACAATAATGCGCCCAGAGAGCGACTTCGAGCGCCAGTCCGCTGATGGATTGGCCTTCCGATAGCCTTGCGCCGATGGTCGGCAGGATGAATTTGGGCTGACGATTGGAGCCGTCCAGACAAAGCCGCGGGATGGTGTCGCCGAGCGCAGAGTTTGAAAACCGCTTGGATACCACCGCAATGTAGTCAGTCAGACTGACGCCTTCGATGGCGGGCACCGTCGGCAGGACTTCCTCGACAGTGAGTTTGTTGAGAAAACCGGCGATCAGCGGATCGGCCATGGCGTCGTGGACAAAGTGATGGCCGAGCAAAGCCGAGGAATAGGCAATGGCTGCGTGACCACCATTGAGGATCCGCAATTTCATCAGCTCGTAGGGTGCGACGTCGGCGACGAACTCTACGCCAACCTTTTCAAGCGACGGCCGCCCTTGCGGGAAACTGTCTTCCATCACCCATTGCCGGAATGGTTCGCAGACGACGGGTGCTGCGTCCTCAATTCCAAACTGGCTGCGGACCAGGTCGATTTCGCGGGGGCCTGTCGCGGGCGTGATGCAGTCCACCATTGAATTGGGGAAGGCGACATTCGTTTCTATCCATGCAGCAAGTTGTGGATCGATTAACTGGGCCAGACCCAGAACCGTGGCGCGGGCGACATGGCCGTTTTCAGGAAGATTGTCGCAGGACATGACCGTAAACGGGGCGATGCCCTGGTCACGCCGGGCCTTGAGTGCGGCGATAATCGCGCCAAAGACAGTCTGGGGAGAATTGCCCATGCCTGCGTCACGGATGACAGCCGGATGGGTCGGATCAAATCCGCCGGTCTCGGCGCTGAGGAAATAGCCGCCTTCAGTCACCGTCAGCGACACAATCCGGATTTGCGGATCCTGCATCGCCGCGATCAACGCATCGGGATCGACGGCAATGAAATTGATCATCGACCCGATGACGCTGGCCCGGAAGCCTTCCGGGTTGAGCTCGACGATGGTGGTCAGCCAGTCCTGGGGGGCAAGCTTGTCGCGCATGGCCTGGTCAAAATGCATCATGCCGGCGCCGACGATGGCCCAATCATGGTCTTGGCCAAGCTCGAACAGGCGATGGAAATAGCTGGCCTGATGGGCGCGGTGAAAATTGCCGACGCCGACATGCAAAACGCCGGCGGTCAAGGCCTTGCGGTCATAGCCGGGGGTGCTCACAGCCTCGGGCAGGTTTGCCAAGGCATCGTTGCACAATCGCTGTGCCGAAATATTGTCATGGGGCTGTGGCGGGTTTGAGTCGGGCATCAGTTCATCCAATTCCCGCCATCGACATTGTATGTCTGGGCGACGATGTAGGCGGCATCTGGTGTTGCGAGAAAGACGGCCATGCCGGTGAGATCATCGGCGGTGCCCATGCGGCCAAAAGGCACCGCATCGCCGACAAGCCGCTTCTTTTCACCGGGCGCTAGGTTTTCATGGCGGGCGAACAGCGCGTCGACGCCGTCCCAATGTTCGCCATCAACCACGCCGGGAGCAATCGCGTTGACGTTGATGCCGTGCTTGATCAGATCAAGGCCAGCGGATTGGGTGAGGCTGATCACGGCGGCCTTGGTGGCACAGTAAACCCCGACAAGAGCCTCGCCGCGTCGTCCCGCCTGGCTTGCCATATTTATGATCTTGCCGCCCTTGCCGTGGGCGATCATCGATTTGGCGACGGCTTGAAGCGTGAACAGCGTGCCGGCGACATTGATCGCAAACAGCCTGTCGAAACTGTCCCGTGTGATATCGACGATCGGCGCCAGGTCGAACAGGGCGGCGTTGTTTATCAGGATATCGATTCCGCCGCTGCGTTCGGCTACGGTTTTCACAGCCGCATCGATGGAGGCCTGATCGGTGACATCGAGATGCACAGCGAAGGCCTGCTTGCCGATCCGGGCGGCAGTCTGTGTCGCCCGGTCAAAGTCGATGTCGGCAATGGCTACCACGGCGCCTTCGGCAACATAGCGATCGGCAAAAGCCTCGCCAATGCCACGCGCGGCGCCGGTGATCATCGCCGTCTTGCCTGCAAGGCGTTGCATCAGATCGCCATGCCGGCTGCGTCAAATTTGTAGATTTTTGACGGATCAGGAGACAGGTAGACAGTATCACCATGATGGATGTCGACTTCGCCATCAGCGCGGACGGTCATCGGTTCAAAGCCGTCAACGGCGACCCGCAGGAAGGTGTCGGAGCCCAGATGCTCGGAGACCCCGACCTTGCCCTTCCACAGACCCTCGGTCTTGGAAACGGTGACATGTTCCGGGCGAACGCCAATCGTCTTGGCGCCATGGGCTTCGGCATCCTTGCCCTCGATGAAATTCATCTTTGGTGAGCCGATGAAACTGGCGACAAACAGATTGGCCGGGGACCGGTAAAGTTCCAGCGGTGATCCGACCTGCTCGATGTAGCCAGCTCTGAGCACCACGATCTTGTCAGCCATGGTCATGGCTTCGACCTGGTCATGGGTGACGTAGATCATCGTGGTCTTGAGGCTGTTGTGGAGTTCGCTGATCTCGAGCCGCATGTTGACGCGCAGGGCTGCATCGAGATTGGAAAGCGGTTCGTCGAACAAAAAGGCATCGGGCTCGCGGACAATCGCCCGCCCAATCGCCACGCGCTGCCGCTGGCCACCCGAGAGCTGACCAGGCCGGCGCTCGAGATAGTCGGTGAGATTGAGCACGGAGGCTGCGTCTTCCACCTTCTTGTCTGCCGCGGCCTTGTCGAGCCCGGCCATTTTCAGCGGGAAGCCGATATTCTTGCGCACCGACATATGCGGATAAAGCGCATAGGACTGAAACACCATGGCAAGGCCGCGTTTGGCCGGCGGGATGTGGGTGGCGTCGTTGCCGTTGATCTCGATGGCGCCGCCGGAGACGTCTTCGAGTCCGGCGATCAGGCGCAGCAGCGTTGACTTGCCACAACCGGACGGGCCGACAAACACCACAAATTCACCGTCGTTGATTTCCAGGTCTAGCGGCGGGATCACCTGGGTGGTGCCGAAGCTCTTGGTAACTTTCTTGAGTGCGATATGTCCCATGGTTGTTTTCCTATTTCACCGCGCCGAAGGTCAGGCCGCGGACGAGTTGTTTCTGGCTGAACCAACCGAGAATGAGGATGGGTGCGATCGCCATTGTCGATGCCGCCGACAGCTTGGCGTAAAACAGGCCTTCCGGGCTCGAGTAGCTGGCGATGAATGCGGTCAGCGGCGCTGCTTTTGCAGCCGTCAGATTGAGGGTCCAGAAGGCTTCGTTCCAGGCCAGAATGACATTGAGCAGCAGGGTCGAAGCAATGCCGGGAACCGCCATCGGGGTCAGGACATAGATGATCTCCGACCAGAGCGCCGCCCCGTCCATGCGCGCAGCCTCAAGAATGTCGACCGGAATTTCCTTGAAGTAGGTGTAGAGCATCCAGACGATGATCGGCAGGTTGATCAGCGTCAGCACGATTACCAGCCCCAGACGCGAGTCGAGCAGTCCGGTGTCGCGGAACATCAGGTAGATAGGGATCAGGACGCCAACCGGTGGCAGCATCTTGGTCGACAGCATCCACATCAGGATGTCCTTGGTCCACTTGCCGGGCACAAATGCCATCGACCAGGCAGCCGGGATGGCAATCAGCAGGCCGAGCAGGGTGGAGCCCAGCGAGATGATCACCGAATTGGCGAAGTGAAGGCCGTAATTCGACCGTGAGTTCACCTCGGTGTAGTTTTCCGTGGTCCAGTCAAAAAAGAACAAGGACGGTGGGGACGCGATGGCCTCGGCTTCGGTCTTGAAGCTGGTCAGGAACGTCCACAGGATGGGAAAGAAGATTGCAATACCGATCGACCAGGCGAGAAGCGTGACGAAGAGTTTGCGTCGGGTGGAAACAGCGCGCGCCATGGTCTCAAGCGTCCAGGTTCTTGCCGATCATCCGCATCAGGAAGATCGCGACAATGTTGGCGAGAATGACAGCAACGATGCCGCCGGCGGAACCGCCACCCACGTCAAACTGCAACAGGGATTGCACATAGACGAGATAGGTGAGGTTGGTGGTCGCCGTGCCAGGACCACCATTGGTGGTGACCAGTATTTCGGCGAAAATGGAGAGCAGGAAAATCGTCTGGATCAGGATCACGACTGTGATCGCCCGGCCCAGATGCGGCAGCATGATGTAGGTGAATCGGTTGACGGGCCCGGCGCCGTCGATTTCCGCGGCTTCGAGTTGTTCCTGGTCCAGTGACTGCAATGCAGTGAGCAGGATCAGGGTTGCGAACGGCAGCCATTGCCAGGATACGATGAGAATGATCGAGGCCAGCGGCGCGTGACTGAGGAAGTCAAACGGTTCGAGCCCGACCGCTGAGGCCAGATAGGCGAAAAGCCCGTTGACCGGGTTCATGAACATGTTCTTCCACACCAACGCAGATACGGTCGGCATGACAAAAAACGGCGCGATCACCAGAATACGGACAATTCCCTGTCCGAAGAACGGCTGATCCAGCAGCAGTCCCAGCAAGATGCCGCCGACAACAGTGATCAACAACACCCCGAGCACCAGAATGAGCGTGTTGCCCATCGCATCGAAAAAGGCCGGATCGGTCAGAAAATAGCGGTAGTTGTCGAACCCGGCCCAGGCTTCGGTTCCAGGCGACAGCAGATTGTATCGCAGGAACGAGAAGTAGATAGTCATGGACAGTGGGACGATCATCCAACCCAGCAGCAAAATCACTGCGGGGGACATCATCAAGCGTGCTGCACTGCGTGAGTGGGCGGTCGCCATAGCTCAGTTCCTTGACGGGACGGGGACAGATCGGGAGTAGAGAGACGGGAGCCGGCCCGGGAAGGTTCCGGCTCCCGATGTGGACGGAAACCCTACTTGGGGTAGCCGGCCTTTTGCATTTCACGGGTGGTCAGTGCCTGCGCATTGGCCAGTGCGTCATCAATCGATGTCGTTCCGGCAAGGGCTGCAGAGAATTGCTGGCCAACAGCTGTGGCAATGCCCTGAAACTCGGGAATTGCAACAAACTGGACGCCGACATAAGGCACTTCGTCAACCGTCGGGTTCTGCGGATCGGCAGCATTGATGCTGTCGAGTGTCATCTTGGCGAAGGGAACCTTGGCATATTCAGGGTTCTCATAGAGCGAAGTCCGTGTGCCCGGAGGAACGTTAGCCCAGCCTTCCTTCTCGGCGACCAGTGCCAGATACTCTTTCGACGTTGCCCATTCGACGAATTTCTTCGCGGACTCTGCCTTTTGAGTGCCGGCAGGGATGCCAAGCGACCATGCCCAGAGCCAGTTGCCGCGCTTGCCCAGACCATTGTCCGGTGCCAGGGCGAAGCCGACCTTGTCGGCAACCTGGGAGTCTGTCGGATTGGTGACAAAGGATGCCGCCACGGTGGCGTCGATCCACATGCCGCACTTGCCGGTCTGGAACAGGGAAAGGTTCTCGTTGAAGCCGTTGTTGGCCGCACCGGGAGGTCCTGATTCATTCATCATCTCGATGTAGAATGTCAGGGCTTCCTTCCACTCAGGGCTGTCGAACTGGGCGTTCCAGTCCATGTCAAACCACTTGGCGCCGAATGAATTGGCGGTGGCGGTCAGAAACGCCATGTTCTCGCCCCAGCCGGCCTTGCCGCGCAGGCAGATGCCGTAAATGCCGGCATCCTTGTCGGTCATGGCAGCTGCAGCTTCACGGATGAACGTCCAGGTGGGTGCATCCGGCATTTCCATGCCGGCTTTTTCCATCAGGTCGCTGCGGTACATCACCATCGATGATTCACCGTAGAACGGCGCCGCATAAAGCTCACCGTCGACCGTCAGTCCGCCGCGGATGGCGGGCAGAAGATCGTCAATATCATAGGCTGCAGGCAGATCGTTGAGTGAAACGAGCCAGCCCTGCTTGCCCCAGATAGGCACTTCATAGGTGCCGATGGTCATTACGTCATATTGGCCGCCCTTGGTGGCGATGTCGGTGGTGACGCGCTGACGCAGGATGTTTTCTTCCAGCGTTACCCATTCCAGTTCGATGT is a window from the Hoeflea sp. IMCC20628 genome containing:
- a CDS encoding sugar ABC transporter permease, giving the protein MATAHSRSAARLMMSPAVILLLGWMIVPLSMTIYFSFLRYNLLSPGTEAWAGFDNYRYFLTDPAFFDAMGNTLILVLGVLLITVVGGILLGLLLDQPFFGQGIVRILVIAPFFVMPTVSALVWKNMFMNPVNGLFAYLASAVGLEPFDFLSHAPLASIILIVSWQWLPFATLILLTALQSLDQEQLEAAEIDGAGPVNRFTYIMLPHLGRAITVVILIQTIFLLSIFAEILVTTNGGPGTATTNLTYLVYVQSLLQFDVGGGSAGGIVAVILANIVAIFLMRMIGKNLDA
- a CDS encoding mannitol dehydrogenase family protein — translated: MPDSNPPQPHDNISAQRLCNDALANLPEAVSTPGYDRKALTAGVLHVGVGNFHRAHQASYFHRLFELGQDHDWAIVGAGMMHFDQAMRDKLAPQDWLTTIVELNPEGFRASVIGSMINFIAVDPDALIAAMQDPQIRIVSLTVTEGGYFLSAETGGFDPTHPAVIRDAGMGNSPQTVFGAIIAALKARRDQGIAPFTVMSCDNLPENGHVARATVLGLAQLIDPQLAAWIETNVAFPNSMVDCITPATGPREIDLVRSQFGIEDAAPVVCEPFRQWVMEDSFPQGRPSLEKVGVEFVADVAPYELMKLRILNGGHAAIAYSSALLGHHFVHDAMADPLIAGFLNKLTVEEVLPTVPAIEGVSLTDYIAVVSKRFSNSALGDTIPRLCLDGSNRQPKFILPTIGARLSEGQSISGLALEVALWAHYCAGFRDDGEAIKLDDPNAARLRERALAAQSNPLEFLAMPDIFGPLTDAPEFKQAFAAALQRLQNSPTRTVLADYLAS
- a CDS encoding carbohydrate ABC transporter permease, whose amino-acid sequence is MARAVSTRRKLFVTLLAWSIGIAIFFPILWTFLTSFKTEAEAIASPPSLFFFDWTTENYTEVNSRSNYGLHFANSVIISLGSTLLGLLIAIPAAWSMAFVPGKWTKDILMWMLSTKMLPPVGVLIPIYLMFRDTGLLDSRLGLVIVLTLINLPIIVWMLYTYFKEIPVDILEAARMDGAALWSEIIYVLTPMAVPGIASTLLLNVILAWNEAFWTLNLTAAKAAPLTAFIASYSSPEGLFYAKLSAASTMAIAPILILGWFSQKQLVRGLTFGAVK
- a CDS encoding ABC transporter ATP-binding protein, which gives rise to MVSTNTDDGFVVFDGVQKSYDGENLVVKDLNLSIARGEFLTMLGPSGSGKTTCLMMLAGFETATNGAIRLGGKEINNIPPHKRGIGMVFQNYALFPHMTVAENLSFPLEVRKIGKAEREQKVQRALDMVQMGDFGGRRPAQLSGGQQQRIALARALVFEAELVLMDEPLGALDKQLREHMQFEIKHISDNLGITVVYVTHDQTEALTMSDRVAVFEDGRIQQLAPPDELYEQPQNSFVAQFIGENNTLMGKVEKIDKDSALVRLDNGDLIDTVPVNVSNVGDRTLVSIRPERVEFNRERLLPDAHTLKAEVLEFIYMGDIYRTRLRVAGKEDFIVKTRNAPDQRRLKPGEMIEIGWRPQDCRALDA
- a CDS encoding ABC transporter ATP-binding protein, which encodes MGHIALKKVTKSFGTTQVIPPLDLEINDGEFVVFVGPSGCGKSTLLRLIAGLEDVSGGAIEINGNDATHIPPAKRGLAMVFQSYALYPHMSVRKNIGFPLKMAGLDKAAADKKVEDAASVLNLTDYLERRPGQLSGGQRQRVAIGRAIVREPDAFLFDEPLSNLDAALRVNMRLEISELHNSLKTTMIYVTHDQVEAMTMADKIVVLRAGYIEQVGSPLELYRSPANLFVASFIGSPKMNFIEGKDAEAHGAKTIGVRPEHVTVSKTEGLWKGKVGVSEHLGSDTFLRVAVDGFEPMTVRADGEVDIHHGDTVYLSPDPSKIYKFDAAGMAI
- a CDS encoding L-iditol 2-dehydrogenase — translated: MQRLAGKTAMITGAARGIGEAFADRYVAEGAVVAIADIDFDRATQTAARIGKQAFAVHLDVTDQASIDAAVKTVAERSGGIDILINNAALFDLAPIVDITRDSFDRLFAINVAGTLFTLQAVAKSMIAHGKGGKIINMASQAGRRGEALVGVYCATKAAVISLTQSAGLDLIKHGINVNAIAPGVVDGEHWDGVDALFARHENLAPGEKKRLVGDAVPFGRMGTADDLTGMAVFLATPDAAYIVAQTYNVDGGNWMN
- a CDS encoding sugar ABC transporter substrate-binding protein; translation: MLSTAALAERLTIAMVNNGDMIRMQKLSDDFTAKNPDIELEWVTLEENILRQRVTTDIATKGGQYDVMTIGTYEVPIWGKQGWLVSLNDLPAAYDIDDLLPAIRGGLTVDGELYAAPFYGESSMVMYRSDLMEKAGMEMPDAPTWTFIREAAAAMTDKDAGIYGICLRGKAGWGENMAFLTATANSFGAKWFDMDWNAQFDSPEWKEALTFYIEMMNESGPPGAANNGFNENLSLFQTGKCGMWIDATVAASFVTNPTDSQVADKVGFALAPDNGLGKRGNWLWAWSLGIPAGTQKAESAKKFVEWATSKEYLALVAEKEGWANVPPGTRTSLYENPEYAKVPFAKMTLDSINAADPQNPTVDEVPYVGVQFVAIPEFQGIATAVGQQFSAALAGTTSIDDALANAQALTTREMQKAGYPK